One Mercurialis annua linkage group LG3, ddMerAnnu1.2, whole genome shotgun sequence DNA window includes the following coding sequences:
- the LOC126671436 gene encoding uncharacterized protein LOC126671436 codes for MESSSSMGKEGEDWELRHDEDGFTYKILTSNKMAEAVQPPVTDRKAEERCRKLRKKNILIKLKSQYQKEIVQWELLSSTLLSMQDRANRQLQMQKEHQNLGHTALISLESSSMPPQGKEKTYGSLVDELLLQAEAQEAVINDMTYLCDVAESMCNAEQESLAQSYINLPIWSSPRKLMAGLRDDE; via the exons ATGGAATCTTCATCATCAATGGGTAAGGAGGGGGAGGATTGGGAGCTTCGCCATGACGAAGATGGCTTCACTTACAAGATCCTCACCAGCAATAAAATGGCCGAGGCCGTTCAGCCTCCTGTCACTGACCGCAAAGCCGAAGAGAGGTGCAGAAAACTACGCAAGAAAAACATTCTTATCAAGTTAAAGTCTCAGTACCAAAAAGAGATTGTTCAGTGGGAACTTTTGTCGAGCACCTTGCTCTCAATGCAAGACCGAGCTAATCGGCAGCTTCAAATGCAAAAAGAACATCAGAATTTAGGTCACACAGCGTTGATTTCGTTGGAATCGTCCTCTATGCCTCCACAAGGCAAGGAAAAAACTTATGGGTCATTAGTTGATGAGCTTCTTTTGCAG GCAGAGGCACAAGAAGCTGTAATAAATGACATGACATACTTATGTGATGTAGCAGAATCAATGTGCAATGCTGAACAGGAATCACTAGCACAATCATATATTAATCTACCCATTTGGTCTTCGCCTCGTAAGCTTATGGCAGGCCTTCGTGATGATGAGTAG